The following are encoded together in the Gemmatimonadaceae bacterium genome:
- a CDS encoding protein kinase: MTTTFPTALRDALADRYAIQHELDAGGMATVYLAHDTRHDRPVAIKVLRDEHGMALGAERFDREIKLLARLRHPFVLPLHDSGAAAGSLYFVMPYIDGESLRARLARDGRVPVADAVEIVRQVADALAYAHGEGVVHRDVKPENILLSRRSTTTSGIGRGRRAVELNPVSVLPHMNLGIVHDFGAHHPEALAEFRRVAEMDPSFVRVYTFLAMELVWVGDREGAVREARVAHGSAPDYAMFAMPLAIALHGVGQIKEARAMKARAFAAGLPPVYRAMVHAMFGERDDAIAALDRGYEERAHWMYTLPVQAYFRELRGNPRFVALVEKVRHAGPP, translated from the coding sequence ATGACGACAACCTTTCCGACCGCGCTCCGCGACGCGCTCGCCGATCGATACGCGATCCAGCACGAGCTCGATGCCGGCGGGATGGCCACCGTCTACCTGGCGCACGACACCCGGCACGACCGGCCCGTCGCGATCAAGGTGCTGCGCGACGAGCATGGAATGGCGCTGGGGGCCGAGCGATTCGATCGGGAGATCAAGCTCCTCGCGCGGCTGCGCCACCCGTTCGTGTTGCCGCTGCACGACTCCGGCGCCGCGGCGGGCTCGCTGTACTTCGTCATGCCGTACATCGACGGGGAGTCACTTCGCGCGAGACTCGCACGCGACGGGCGCGTTCCGGTCGCCGATGCGGTCGAGATCGTCCGTCAGGTGGCCGACGCGCTGGCTTATGCGCACGGCGAAGGGGTCGTGCACCGCGACGTGAAGCCGGAGAACATCCTGCTCTCGCGGCGAAGTACAACTACGAGTGGGATTGGGAGGGGGCGGCGCGCGGTGGAGCTGAACCCGGTGTCGGTGCTTCCGCACATGAACCTGGGGATCGTGCACGACTTCGGCGCGCACCATCCCGAGGCGCTCGCCGAGTTTCGTCGCGTGGCGGAGATGGATCCGTCGTTCGTCCGCGTGTACACGTTCCTCGCGATGGAGCTGGTGTGGGTGGGCGACCGCGAGGGTGCGGTGCGCGAAGCGCGGGTGGCGCACGGGTCGGCGCCCGACTACGCGATGTTCGCGATGCCGCTGGCCATCGCGCTCCACGGAGTCGGCCAGATCAAGGAGGCGCGCGCGATGAAGGCGCGCGCGTTCGCGGCCGGTTTGCCGCCGGTCTATCGCGCGATGGTGCACGCGATGTTCGGGGAGCGCGACGACGCGATCGCGGCGCTCGACCGGGGGTACGAGGAGCGCGCGCACTGGATGTACACGCTCCCAGTGC
- the tadA gene encoding tRNA adenosine(34) deaminase TadA, whose translation MIPTSADASFMDLALDQARRAGESGDVPVGAVLVREGRVVASAGNRTARDRDPTAHAELLVIRDAAESLDDWRLAGCTLYVTLEPCAMCAGAIVLARVDRVVFGAWDPKAGMAGSVGDLLRHPKLNHRPEVLAGVRADECGALLTRFFEQRRQVVDAP comes from the coding sequence ATGATCCCGACATCCGCCGACGCGTCGTTCATGGATCTCGCGCTCGACCAGGCCCGTCGCGCCGGTGAGTCGGGCGACGTTCCGGTCGGCGCGGTGCTCGTGCGCGAGGGCAGGGTCGTCGCGTCCGCCGGAAACCGCACGGCGCGCGATCGCGATCCGACGGCGCACGCCGAGCTGCTCGTGATTCGCGACGCGGCGGAGTCGCTCGACGATTGGCGGCTCGCCGGATGCACGTTGTACGTGACGCTGGAGCCGTGCGCGATGTGCGCCGGCGCGATCGTGCTCGCGCGCGTCGACCGCGTGGTGTTCGGCGCGTGGGATCCGAAGGCGGGCATGGCCGGGTCGGTCGGCGATCTGCTGCGGCATCCGAAGCTCAACCATCGGCCTGAAGTGCTCGCGGGCGTGCGCGCGGACGAATGCGGCGCGCTGCTCACGCGTTTCTTCGAGCAGCGCCGCCAAGTCGTTGACGCACCATGA
- a CDS encoding DUF2268 domain-containing putative Zn-dependent protease (predicted Zn-dependent protease with a strongly conserved HExxH motif) — protein sequence MYKPLTLVAALSFAVSSPAAGQAANPDSARLVTRDISNFWRAIDHAAGKDTTALITALRDDYLKNPSPGLFDWITNRLINQDAVGKVLEAKGWTRERSMGAMAASLGTPERAGFDTVVMPAVLNDAARNLAFTYLGRRRYYDAIRRNMLAVDTARAIKDSIHAAFRRMSALYPEARYADVYFLVGRMSSGGTTGRNSLLIGTEMNARDPSTPLDELDAWHRAVTGSVADLPHIVSHEMIHTLQGKRSGPQTLLSAALNEGSADFLSELVSGKRIINPAYAYGDAHEAELWAKFQTQMDSAKTGDWLYQGDRTPPGIPADLGYWMGYKISKAYYDKAADKKAAVREILLFSDARAFLGASGYNR from the coding sequence ATGTACAAGCCGCTGACGCTCGTCGCCGCTCTGTCGTTCGCGGTCTCGTCTCCCGCGGCCGGGCAGGCGGCGAACCCCGATTCCGCCCGGCTCGTCACGCGCGACATCTCCAACTTCTGGCGGGCGATCGACCACGCGGCCGGCAAGGACACGACCGCGCTCATCACCGCGCTCCGCGACGACTATCTCAAGAATCCGTCGCCGGGCCTCTTCGACTGGATCACCAATCGCCTCATCAACCAGGACGCGGTCGGCAAGGTACTCGAAGCGAAGGGCTGGACACGGGAACGTTCGATGGGCGCGATGGCCGCGTCGCTCGGCACGCCGGAGCGCGCCGGGTTCGACACGGTGGTGATGCCCGCGGTCCTCAACGACGCCGCGCGGAATCTGGCGTTCACGTATCTCGGTCGCCGGCGCTACTACGACGCGATTCGTCGCAACATGCTCGCCGTGGACACGGCCCGCGCGATCAAGGATTCGATTCATGCGGCGTTCCGTCGGATGTCTGCTCTGTATCCGGAGGCCAGATACGCCGACGTGTATTTCCTGGTCGGCCGGATGAGCTCGGGCGGCACGACGGGGCGCAACTCGCTGCTGATCGGCACCGAGATGAATGCGCGCGACCCATCGACGCCGCTCGACGAGCTCGACGCGTGGCATCGGGCCGTCACTGGTTCGGTCGCGGACCTACCGCACATCGTCTCCCACGAGATGATCCACACGCTTCAGGGAAAGCGCAGTGGTCCGCAGACGTTACTGAGTGCGGCGCTCAACGAAGGGAGCGCCGATTTTCTCTCCGAGCTCGTCTCCGGCAAGCGCATCATCAACCCGGCGTACGCGTACGGCGACGCGCACGAAGCCGAGCTGTGGGCGAAGTTCCAGACGCAGATGGACAGCGCGAAGACGGGCGACTGGCTCTACCAGGGCGACCGCACGCCGCCCGGCATTCCGGCCGACCTTGGCTACTGGATGGGATACAAGATCTCGAAAGCCTATTACGACAAGGCCGCCGACAAGAAGGCCGCCGTGCGCGAGATCCTGCTGTTCAGCGACGCGAGGGCTTTCCTGGGGGCGAGCGGATACAACCGCTAG